A genome region from Dolichospermum compactum NIES-806 includes the following:
- a CDS encoding tetratricopeptide repeat protein, with the protein MVKNQSKQHSQPQVSSTETKVAENSFQKQLQELLNQKKYRQALEEIKKNQRLHPNIEFTPLESEIWLLRGQQEFQKQDFKQAEKSFARALEFGLVGEVHYWQARCLLELKQLDTALKLLKNAFEAGHLPKEYSISYPKLLLLRGDTATVEQLIQEQSKRFSANQLHWVRGVLALKKGQPETALTSFQKIKRAVTDGDLPIAWIVYTQQVNGNWDAAASLLGLKSLSYGQPKYLEHPILERLAIFQQGKTAQKPFQSINSRATVDKNSQEALAVLRMLQLIDQDNHQDAAHLLLRMERRSPHFPELESLRPLLFTLAGQQALNQGEPSCAELFWQPLLTEQPFNPQLAINLLEVFDANDHDQERSRLLTRFLKWLEQEAKRKPQEWPAQRLKATQAHLHCWMADAYMAIDRSRAALGSVQQAERICPTSPEVLGRKGLIEAGEANYDEAIALLTQAMENGCRYGEVYGMLLHCWKRLNNKQAFNEARRKFGKHFGDVNIEPEIETLPWVDALSTLSYPLFSRFVEAEDPKDPAIRACQIFVNSVQSPPNSGGRVSLDQKAAAQVWETILQRLAGKEQISVLQAIALSIQLFAKREKGIAALISQYQQKLINLSIEYPEARVANLVILAVKENSPKKLEIPVRSYLDTMPQPGNAIANIQLQARRFGEITTLVPFLDEALRREPQNPLLLLARATTYHIDHPNYEQLKQQGFELARRLQDAKALQAFREEQVFVNDRETQSAMPDPERFDNLDMSDMDDLLEEMMKELFGDKMSQADFQRMLPDLRKKMLNTMPDFADDEDEDEHEDEEDGIDLDFLFRNSSSPSKKRKTRKKAGFQELL; encoded by the coding sequence GTGGTTAAAAATCAGTCTAAACAGCACTCACAACCACAGGTCTCTAGCACAGAGACAAAAGTTGCGGAAAACTCCTTCCAGAAGCAACTGCAAGAATTGCTGAACCAAAAAAAATATCGGCAAGCATTAGAAGAAATTAAGAAAAATCAGCGATTACACCCTAATATTGAATTTACACCCCTAGAATCAGAAATTTGGTTGCTACGGGGTCAGCAAGAATTTCAGAAACAAGATTTTAAACAGGCAGAAAAATCCTTTGCTCGCGCTCTAGAATTTGGTTTAGTGGGAGAAGTTCACTACTGGCAAGCTAGATGTTTGCTGGAATTGAAGCAATTAGATACAGCATTAAAATTGCTGAAAAATGCCTTTGAGGCAGGTCATCTACCGAAAGAGTACAGCATCTCTTACCCAAAACTCTTGTTACTCAGAGGCGATACCGCTACAGTTGAGCAATTAATTCAAGAACAATCCAAACGCTTTAGTGCTAACCAACTCCACTGGGTACGAGGTGTTCTGGCACTCAAAAAGGGGCAACCAGAGACAGCTTTGACATCTTTTCAGAAAATTAAGCGAGCCGTCACCGATGGAGATTTGCCCATAGCTTGGATTGTTTATACTCAACAAGTCAATGGTAATTGGGATGCTGCGGCCAGTCTTCTGGGGCTGAAATCACTTTCATATGGTCAACCAAAGTATTTGGAGCATCCAATTTTAGAGCGATTGGCGATTTTTCAACAGGGGAAAACAGCACAAAAACCCTTCCAATCTATAAATTCACGGGCAACAGTAGATAAAAATAGCCAAGAGGCATTAGCAGTATTGCGAATGCTGCAACTGATTGACCAAGATAATCACCAGGATGCCGCCCATTTGCTATTGAGAATGGAGCGACGTTCTCCACATTTTCCAGAACTAGAAAGTCTCCGTCCACTGCTGTTTACCCTAGCCGGACAACAAGCACTGAATCAAGGAGAACCAAGCTGTGCCGAACTATTCTGGCAACCTTTGTTGACAGAGCAACCCTTTAACCCCCAATTGGCAATCAATCTCTTAGAAGTTTTCGATGCTAATGATCACGATCAAGAACGTTCACGCCTGTTGACACGGTTTTTGAAGTGGTTAGAACAGGAAGCAAAACGAAAACCTCAAGAATGGCCTGCACAACGATTGAAAGCGACCCAAGCACATCTCCACTGCTGGATGGCAGATGCTTACATGGCAATAGATCGCTCTCGTGCCGCTTTGGGATCTGTGCAACAAGCAGAACGGATCTGTCCGACATCGCCAGAAGTGCTGGGACGTAAGGGATTAATTGAAGCAGGAGAAGCAAATTATGATGAAGCGATCGCACTCCTGACCCAAGCAATGGAAAATGGATGTCGGTATGGAGAAGTTTATGGAATGTTGCTGCACTGTTGGAAGAGACTAAATAACAAACAGGCATTCAATGAAGCTCGGCGCAAATTTGGCAAGCATTTTGGCGATGTGAATATTGAACCTGAAATAGAAACATTGCCTTGGGTAGATGCTCTCTCTACCTTAAGTTATCCCTTATTTAGTCGTTTTGTGGAGGCAGAAGATCCGAAAGATCCGGCTATTCGTGCTTGTCAAATATTCGTGAATTCAGTCCAAAGTCCCCCCAATTCCGGTGGACGGGTTTCATTAGACCAAAAAGCCGCAGCCCAAGTATGGGAGACTATTCTCCAAAGATTAGCAGGTAAAGAACAAATTTCCGTATTGCAGGCGATCGCTCTTTCTATCCAACTCTTTGCTAAACGGGAAAAAGGCATCGCCGCTTTAATAAGTCAGTATCAACAAAAGTTAATCAACCTATCCATAGAATACCCAGAAGCTAGAGTTGCCAATTTAGTTATCTTAGCCGTCAAAGAAAATAGTCCCAAAAAACTAGAAATTCCCGTGCGTTCCTATCTCGACACCATGCCCCAACCTGGCAACGCTATCGCAAATATTCAACTTCAAGCCCGCCGTTTTGGTGAAATTACAACCCTTGTGCCGTTCCTAGATGAAGCACTACGTCGAGAACCACAAAACCCTCTATTGCTATTAGCTAGAGCCACTACCTATCACATTGATCACCCAAACTATGAACAATTAAAGCAGCAGGGATTTGAATTAGCCCGTCGTCTCCAGGATGCCAAAGCCTTACAAGCATTTCGAGAAGAACAGGTATTTGTTAATGATAGAGAAACCCAGAGTGCCATGCCAGATCCAGAGCGATTTGACAATCTTGATATGTCAGATATGGATGATTTATTAGAAGAGATGATGAAAGAATTATTTGGCGACAAAATGTCTCAAGCGGATTTTCAACGGATGCTTCCAGACCTCAGGAAAAAGATGTTAAACACTATGCCTGATTTCGCAGATGATGAAGATGAAGATGAACACGAAGATGAGGAAGATGGAATAGATTTAGACTTTCTCTTTAGAAACTCATCATCTCCATCTAAAAAACGCAAGACTAGAAAAAAAGCAGGTTTTCAGGAATTACTTTAA
- a CDS encoding transglycosylase domain-containing protein, which translates to MPLSNHQQNHKSTNEKLLPKMQVKAKQLITQVTTLSSGILGRIASSDKPFYRRFWFWAGLGVGSGIMAFHYTILEIDKNLPDQSALRALVREQTLTIKAADGSVLQQQGEATREQLKIEQIPDTLRKAFIASEDRRFNQHQGFDLQGIARAVINNLRSQNVVEGGSTITQQVARILFLKQEKTFWRKLKEVRLSQKIERELTKDQILERYLNLVYLGSGAYGVGDAAWVYFSKSVDQLTLSEMATLAGLAPAPNVYAPDKNPKTATERRNLVLQRMLEDGIITPAEKQTATQEALTVNSNLPKRLQVDFPYFTTYVQQQLPKHVSADVLASGGLIVETTLNPTSQKAAEAAVAKILKNEGRWQNFKQAAMVAIEPGSGEIQAMVGGKDFGKNQFNRVTQAQRQPGSTFKGFVYATAIATGKSPYDSYLDEPLSIDGYEPKNSHDKFSGWLNIRDALTKSINTIAVKVLIEIGFEPTIKLAHDMGIKSELKPNYSLALGSNEVNLLELTNAYGTFANQGNYIEAHGIRRILNREGDVIWAAKYKSKPVLDADSSAIMTWMLRNVVTDGTGAAAQLNDRQVAGKTGTTDESRDLWFIGYIPQLVTGVWLGNDDNTPTYGNSGSAAYAWHEFMEKAVEGMPVEKFPPRPNLENRKGTIKAQPLKPKKLVHKSVDDNNQKSNEDNTDNSDSSTRRRRRRTYNQSDYSSNSAENRPRRRRRYSQDDNDTSYSTRRRRRRSEESNSDSSSQSSRFRRRRSEESGPSRSSSENNSSGGSSSSQPSWRERLKPDSSGNN; encoded by the coding sequence TTGCCATTGAGTAATCATCAACAAAATCACAAGTCCACAAATGAAAAATTACTACCGAAAATGCAGGTAAAGGCAAAGCAGTTAATAACTCAGGTGACAACTCTATCATCTGGAATCTTGGGCAGAATAGCCAGCAGCGATAAACCTTTTTATCGTCGTTTTTGGTTTTGGGCAGGATTAGGTGTTGGTAGTGGGATCATGGCTTTCCATTACACAATCTTAGAAATAGATAAAAATTTACCAGATCAGTCTGCACTCAGAGCATTGGTACGAGAGCAAACACTGACGATTAAAGCTGCTGATGGTAGTGTGCTACAACAACAGGGAGAAGCAACCAGAGAGCAGTTGAAAATAGAGCAAATCCCAGATACTTTAAGGAAAGCTTTTATTGCTTCAGAAGATAGAAGATTTAATCAACACCAGGGATTTGATCTCCAGGGAATTGCCAGAGCAGTTATCAATAACTTGCGATCGCAAAATGTGGTAGAAGGTGGTAGCACCATCACTCAACAGGTAGCGCGAATTCTCTTCCTCAAACAAGAAAAAACCTTCTGGCGTAAACTCAAAGAAGTCCGACTATCCCAAAAAATAGAGCGAGAATTGACTAAAGACCAAATTCTGGAACGTTATCTCAATCTCGTATACTTAGGTTCTGGGGCTTATGGCGTGGGAGATGCCGCTTGGGTATACTTTAGTAAATCCGTAGATCAACTGACTTTATCAGAAATGGCTACATTGGCTGGTTTAGCTCCTGCACCTAACGTCTACGCCCCCGATAAAAACCCCAAAACAGCTACAGAACGGCGCAATCTGGTATTACAGCGGATGCTAGAAGATGGCATAATTACACCAGCCGAAAAACAAACCGCTACTCAGGAAGCATTAACAGTTAACAGCAATTTACCCAAACGGTTACAAGTTGATTTTCCCTATTTTACCACCTACGTTCAACAGCAATTACCAAAGCACGTTTCCGCAGATGTTTTGGCTAGTGGTGGTTTAATAGTAGAAACAACCTTAAACCCAACTTCGCAAAAAGCCGCAGAAGCCGCAGTTGCTAAGATATTAAAAAATGAGGGACGGTGGCAAAACTTTAAACAAGCGGCTATGGTTGCCATAGAGCCTGGGAGTGGAGAAATTCAGGCAATGGTCGGTGGTAAAGACTTTGGTAAAAACCAGTTTAATCGCGTCACCCAAGCCCAACGACAACCAGGATCAACCTTTAAAGGTTTTGTCTATGCTACAGCGATCGCTACCGGTAAAAGTCCCTATGATAGTTATTTAGATGAACCCTTATCAATAGATGGTTATGAGCCGAAAAACTCCCATGACAAATTCTCCGGTTGGTTAAATATCAGAGACGCGCTCACCAAATCCATCAATACAATTGCGGTAAAAGTCTTAATAGAAATAGGTTTTGAACCAACTATTAAACTTGCCCATGACATGGGAATTAAGTCAGAACTCAAACCTAACTATTCCTTGGCTCTTGGTTCTAATGAAGTCAACTTACTAGAATTGACCAACGCCTATGGTACATTCGCCAATCAAGGCAATTATATAGAAGCTCATGGCATTCGTCGCATCCTCAACCGCGAAGGAGATGTGATCTGGGCGGCTAAATATAAGTCCAAACCAGTTCTAGATGCTGATAGTAGTGCCATCATGACTTGGATGTTAAGAAATGTTGTCACCGATGGCACCGGCGCTGCGGCTCAATTAAATGATAGACAAGTTGCCGGCAAAACAGGTACTACCGATGAATCCCGTGATTTATGGTTTATTGGTTATATTCCCCAGTTAGTTACTGGGGTCTGGTTAGGGAATGATGACAACACCCCTACCTATGGTAATAGTGGTAGTGCGGCTTATGCTTGGCATGAATTTATGGAAAAAGCCGTAGAGGGAATGCCTGTAGAAAAGTTTCCCCCACGACCTAATTTAGAAAATCGTAAAGGTACAATCAAAGCCCAACCTCTCAAACCGAAAAAACTTGTCCATAAGTCGGTTGATGATAATAATCAAAAATCAAATGAGGATAATACCGATAATTCTGATTCCTCAACTAGACGCAGACGCAGAAGAACATACAATCAATCGGACTATTCATCAAATTCAGCAGAAAATCGGCCAAGACGGAGACGACGCTATAGTCAAGATGATAATGATACATCTTATTCTACCCGTCGCCGCCGCAGACGCAG